A genomic segment from Leptolyngbya boryana PCC 6306 encodes:
- a CDS encoding tetratricopeptide repeat protein produces the protein MRHQNQSVFAFLLGSLLVCSVPVGAESVQAQTAQQEELNQLRQEQQLRSQVQSEIDRAFSRSSLLLNVALITLTLFPIAILASLWRFRQVIIREIVDRGMYQLQNLSEVEHQLHEVQEEAERKIQQSRQIIQQLETEVQELQRRISEDAESLTGLTTQLSQSQSELLAGLETQVNLSKRELEKLSSEFAAHLSMLQTDVDEQNATAQTTFSDLHQQLMSQLDEIGTFATQQQQLTQEHLTRSQAQIATHLEQQHAQLLERLEQFEQEYIARLNESESQTAEQRTQILENLGQLKTEFAAQLSVLHADTQQQRDQVRERIEHLETEFAASLSAKQSDVEQHQQSAKDAITAKQSDLMSQFSELESSAIQGRTNFLDKLRLLESDATQQKQAIFNKLQSLEIEFVSQLSGLREQAQNRRPAEPITAPESNDLEQAEAQFKAGQFEAAIAHYDQALKHQSNHPEVWLKRGLALARLKQYKEAIFSYDRATQLDPDYSEAWCDRGVALGKLQRHEEAFRSFDQAVKVRANNEIAWLNRGLALQMLGRYSEALASFDAALKLNTEAYKVWNYRGYLLIQLERDREALDCFDNAIDIQPKYSPAYYNKAICYALQGHTQAAIENLEEAIRLNPRYRDDAKNDPEFEQIMSDRRFRELVEH, from the coding sequence ATGCGTCATCAGAATCAATCAGTGTTTGCCTTTTTATTGGGTAGCTTGCTTGTCTGTTCTGTTCCGGTTGGCGCAGAAAGTGTACAAGCTCAAACCGCTCAGCAAGAAGAATTAAACCAGTTACGCCAAGAGCAACAACTGCGATCTCAAGTTCAATCTGAAATTGATCGGGCATTTAGTCGCTCTAGCTTACTGCTGAATGTTGCGCTGATTACCTTAACGCTGTTCCCGATCGCGATTTTGGCATCGCTGTGGCGGTTCCGGCAGGTGATTATTCGAGAAATTGTCGATCGCGGCATGTACCAGCTTCAGAACTTGTCAGAAGTTGAACATCAATTGCACGAGGTTCAGGAAGAAGCAGAACGTAAAATTCAACAGTCGCGCCAAATTATTCAGCAGCTTGAAACTGAAGTTCAAGAATTGCAAAGAAGAATTTCAGAAGATGCAGAAAGTTTAACCGGATTAACGACTCAGCTTTCTCAGTCTCAATCCGAATTACTGGCAGGGTTAGAAACTCAGGTCAATCTCTCGAAGCGAGAATTAGAGAAACTGTCTTCAGAGTTTGCGGCGCATCTATCCATGCTGCAAACTGATGTAGATGAGCAAAATGCGACTGCTCAAACTACTTTCAGTGACCTGCATCAGCAATTAATGTCACAACTCGATGAAATTGGTACGTTTGCAACTCAGCAGCAGCAGTTGACTCAAGAGCATTTAACGCGATCGCAAGCCCAAATTGCTACACACCTCGAGCAACAACACGCGCAACTCCTCGAACGGTTAGAACAATTCGAGCAAGAGTACATCGCTCGACTGAATGAATCCGAATCACAAACTGCCGAGCAGCGCACTCAGATTTTAGAGAACCTGGGACAACTTAAAACTGAATTTGCAGCCCAACTCTCTGTTCTACATGCAGATACCCAACAGCAACGCGATCAAGTGCGGGAACGGATCGAGCACTTAGAAACTGAATTTGCAGCATCGCTCTCAGCCAAGCAATCTGATGTAGAGCAACATCAGCAATCGGCGAAAGATGCGATAACAGCAAAACAATCCGATCTCATGTCACAATTCTCGGAGCTTGAATCGAGTGCAATCCAAGGTCGAACAAATTTCCTCGACAAACTAAGATTGCTCGAATCCGATGCAACCCAACAGAAACAAGCGATTTTCAACAAGTTGCAGAGCTTAGAAATCGAATTTGTTTCACAGTTGTCTGGCTTGCGTGAACAAGCTCAAAATCGCCGTCCCGCAGAACCGATCACAGCGCCTGAATCGAATGATCTGGAGCAAGCAGAAGCTCAATTTAAAGCCGGACAATTTGAAGCCGCGATCGCACATTACGATCAAGCGCTCAAACACCAATCAAACCATCCTGAAGTTTGGCTCAAACGCGGGTTAGCACTGGCACGTCTGAAACAATATAAAGAAGCAATTTTCTCTTACGATCGAGCAACGCAGCTTGACCCCGATTACTCAGAAGCATGGTGCGATCGCGGAGTCGCCTTAGGAAAACTGCAACGGCATGAAGAAGCGTTTCGCTCGTTTGATCAAGCGGTTAAAGTTCGCGCAAACAATGAAATTGCCTGGTTAAATCGCGGTTTGGCGTTGCAGATGTTAGGACGCTACTCGGAGGCTCTAGCATCCTTTGATGCGGCATTGAAGCTGAACACAGAAGCTTACAAAGTTTGGAATTATCGCGGTTATTTGCTGATTCAGCTAGAGCGCGATCGCGAAGCTTTAGACTGTTTTGATAACGCGATCGACATTCAACCCAAGTATTCTCCGGCATACTACAACAAAGCGATTTGTTATGCCCTTCAGGGACATACCCAAGCTGCGATCGAGAATTTAGAAGAAGCAATTCGATTGAATCCTCGATATCGAGATGATGCGAAAAACGATCCAGAATTTGAGCAGATTATGAGCGATCGTCGATTTCGGGAACTGGTTGAACATTAG
- a CDS encoding Uma2 family endonuclease — protein sequence MTATFNRRIEAGQRITYSDRTWAHFKLMQQSLEGVSGVHLSYFKGEIELFMPGRDHEIFSRIIGLLIMLFCIDRGIRFLPTGSMTQEKKGECAIEADESYCIGDRKSTPDLSIEVVFTSGSETKLAKYQVLEVPEVWFWEDGVFALYGFIDGNYQRLVQSRILPGLDIDLLTRCVLMAETNELEAIATFRQGL from the coding sequence ATGACAGCAACTTTTAATCGAAGAATTGAAGCTGGTCAGCGTATCACTTATTCCGATCGCACTTGGGCACATTTCAAGCTGATGCAGCAGAGCTTGGAAGGTGTATCTGGTGTGCATTTATCCTATTTCAAGGGCGAGATCGAACTGTTTATGCCTGGACGGGATCATGAGATTTTCTCGCGCATTATCGGTCTTTTGATCATGCTGTTCTGCATTGACCGTGGAATTCGATTTCTTCCAACTGGATCAATGACACAGGAGAAAAAAGGCGAATGTGCGATCGAGGCAGACGAATCTTATTGCATCGGCGATCGCAAATCCACGCCTGATCTTTCGATTGAAGTCGTTTTTACCAGTGGCAGTGAAACGAAGCTTGCGAAGTATCAAGTGCTAGAAGTCCCTGAAGTTTGGTTCTGGGAAGATGGGGTCTTTGCACTTTATGGATTTATCGATGGGAATTATCAGCGTCTCGTTCAGAGTCGGATTCTACCCGGTTTGGATATTGATCTCCTGACTCGATGCGTGTTGATGGCAGAGACGAATGAGCTTGAAGCGATCGCAACTTTTCGGCAAGGTTTGTAG
- a CDS encoding YlqD family protein: MEISKSHLLLQRNVNVKAIVTPRWKEEAQQTLQAQLNQTDTQLQQLEMQMQQVLTEVQRQTIQPGSPEALQQSENIRMQFNQRKSELLEQKNQSLQQLQQIQMLELNEEVQQGQIGSVFQIQPGDNLIEMMNVEILLRDGVVEEIRGVI, encoded by the coding sequence ATGGAAATCTCTAAGTCTCATTTGCTCCTTCAGCGCAATGTTAATGTGAAAGCGATCGTCACTCCTCGCTGGAAGGAAGAGGCACAGCAAACGCTGCAAGCACAGTTAAATCAGACGGATACGCAGTTACAGCAGCTTGAAATGCAGATGCAGCAGGTTTTGACGGAAGTTCAACGTCAGACGATCCAGCCTGGAAGTCCAGAGGCTTTGCAGCAGAGCGAAAATATTCGGATGCAGTTCAATCAGCGCAAGAGTGAGCTATTAGAACAAAAGAATCAAAGCTTACAACAGCTTCAGCAGATTCAAATGCTGGAATTGAATGAGGAAGTGCAACAGGGTCAGATTGGCAGCGTGTTTCAGATTCAGCCCGGTGACAATTTGATTGAGATGATGAATGTTGAGATTCTCTTGCGCGATGGCGTTGTGGAAGAGATTCGTGGAGTGATTTAA
- a CDS encoding AMP-binding protein → MAQRTAKSLNLDNLNPSATEKLTASVKAALRFPLHLLGDRLVYQKVRAGTGGQIKFVVSGGGSIADHLEDFFEIVGINILGGYGLTETSPITHARRPWRNVRGADGEPLPTTETRIVDPETRQDLAIGQKGLILLRGHQIMQGYYKNPEATAKAIDKDGWFDTGDLGMVTPHDDLIITGRAKDTIVLTNGENIEPQPIEDACLRSVYIDQIMLVGQDQKVLGALVVPNMEALEQWGSTDLNSSSVQDLFRGELARLVKDRPAYRPDDRIGCFRLLSEPFSIENGLLTQTLKIRRNVVMERYQGMIDEMFLP, encoded by the coding sequence TTGGCTCAACGTACTGCTAAGAGTCTGAACTTGGATAATTTAAATCCGTCTGCGACTGAGAAGTTAACGGCAAGTGTGAAAGCAGCGTTGCGATTTCCATTGCATCTGTTGGGCGATCGCTTAGTCTATCAAAAGGTTAGAGCAGGCACAGGTGGTCAAATCAAGTTTGTCGTCAGTGGCGGTGGCTCGATCGCAGATCACCTAGAGGACTTTTTTGAGATTGTCGGCATTAACATTTTAGGAGGGTACGGACTGACCGAAACTTCTCCGATTACTCATGCTCGTCGCCCTTGGCGGAATGTTCGGGGGGCAGATGGTGAACCTTTACCGACGACTGAAACGCGAATTGTTGATCCAGAGACGCGCCAAGATTTAGCGATCGGGCAGAAAGGGTTAATTTTGCTGCGCGGACATCAGATTATGCAGGGGTATTACAAAAATCCCGAAGCAACTGCAAAAGCGATCGACAAAGACGGTTGGTTTGACACGGGCGATTTGGGCATGGTCACGCCTCACGATGATTTGATCATTACAGGACGGGCAAAAGATACGATTGTGTTAACCAATGGCGAAAATATTGAGCCACAACCGATCGAAGATGCTTGCCTGCGGAGTGTTTATATTGATCAGATTATGTTGGTGGGACAGGATCAAAAAGTTCTCGGTGCGTTAGTAGTTCCCAACATGGAAGCTTTGGAACAGTGGGGTAGTACTGACTTAAATAGCTCCTCGGTGCAGGATTTATTTCGGGGAGAATTGGCGCGATTGGTCAAAGATCGTCCTGCCTATCGTCCGGATGATCGCATTGGCTGTTTTAGATTATTGAGTGAGCCATTCTCGATCGAGAACGGATTGCTAACGCAAACGCTGAAAATTCGCCGCAATGTTGTGATGGAGCGCTACCAAGGTATGATTGACGAGATGTTTTTGCCGTAG
- a CDS encoding AMP-binding protein, which translates to MSLAYPSHPLYSNVQSLPEVWSIAAKQFANVLAVHDPHSSPEVKLTYAQLYDQMQAFAAGIQALGVRVEDGDSVPPRIALFSDNCPRWLVADQGIMRSGAVDVVRGAQADPVELRYILEHSGSVGVVLQDAELLKKLRGILSEVPLQFVILLSDEAVTSETYKVMTFSEVLELGRSHSLQPVQQDRSTLATLMYTSGTSGMPKGVMLSHGNLIYEINGAYAVAQPEAGERVLSILPIWHSYERSFEYFIFSNGCTQIYTNIRFVKKDLKEFQPHYMVGVPRLWESIYEGIQKQFRDQPARKQKLVKFF; encoded by the coding sequence ATGAGCCTCGCCTATCCCTCTCATCCGCTCTATTCCAACGTACAGTCGCTGCCAGAGGTCTGGTCGATCGCGGCAAAACAGTTTGCCAATGTTCTTGCCGTCCATGATCCGCACAGTAGCCCAGAAGTCAAATTAACGTATGCACAACTCTACGATCAGATGCAGGCGTTTGCAGCAGGGATTCAAGCTTTAGGGGTTCGCGTTGAGGACGGAGACAGTGTACCGCCTCGGATTGCCTTGTTCTCAGATAACTGTCCGAGATGGTTAGTGGCAGACCAGGGCATTATGCGATCGGGTGCTGTGGATGTGGTTCGAGGAGCGCAGGCTGATCCGGTCGAGTTACGCTACATTTTGGAGCATAGTGGCTCGGTCGGAGTCGTGCTACAAGATGCGGAACTCTTGAAGAAATTGCGCGGTATTCTCTCAGAAGTTCCGTTACAGTTTGTGATTTTGCTCTCGGATGAAGCGGTAACTTCAGAAACTTACAAAGTGATGACCTTTTCGGAAGTGTTAGAACTCGGTCGATCGCATTCTCTTCAGCCCGTTCAACAAGACCGCAGTACGCTGGCTACTTTGATGTATACCTCTGGCACTTCGGGAATGCCGAAAGGGGTCATGCTCAGTCATGGAAATTTAATCTATGAGATCAATGGCGCTTATGCGGTGGCACAACCGGAAGCAGGAGAGCGAGTCTTAAGCATTCTGCCGATTTGGCACTCGTATGAGCGCTCCTTTGAGTACTTTATTTTCTCGAATGGGTGTACTCAGATTTATACCAATATTCGCTTTGTGAAAAAGGATTTAAAAGAATTCCAGCCGCACTACATGGTCGGTGTACCGCGCTTGTGGGAGTCGATTTATGAAGGGATTCAGAAACAATTTCGCGATCAGCCTGCTCGGAAGCAAAAATTGGTGAAATTTTTTTAG
- a CDS encoding DUF427 domain-containing protein — MPKAVWNGAVLAESEQTEIVEGNHYFPPDALKSEYFQDSSTHTTCPWKGVASYYSIVVDGQTNKDAAWYYPTPKDAAKNIAGYIAFWKGVKVEA, encoded by the coding sequence ATGCCGAAAGCAGTTTGGAATGGAGCCGTTTTAGCAGAAAGCGAACAGACAGAAATCGTCGAAGGAAATCACTATTTTCCGCCCGACGCTCTCAAATCAGAGTATTTTCAAGACAGCAGTACGCACACCACCTGCCCTTGGAAAGGCGTTGCCAGCTATTACAGCATTGTTGTGGACGGACAAACCAATAAAGATGCGGCTTGGTATTACCCAACCCCTAAAGATGCGGCGAAAAACATTGCAGGCTACATTGCCTTCTGGAAAGGCGTAAAAGTTGAAGCCTGA
- a CDS encoding glycoside hydrolase 100 family protein has product MSIEAQAWELLEKSILTYQGREIGTIAAKDPEVVALNYDQCFVRDFISSALLFLMRGRTEIVRYFLEETLKLQPKTTQFDSSKPSRGLMPASFKIIAYEGGEYLKADFGDHAIGRVAPADSGLWWIILLRAYTISTQDFSLAHQPDFQEGIRFILELCLVTRFDMYPMVLVPDGASMIDRRMGMYGHPLDIQSLFYGALRASLELLVENDDNQKMIQGIHSRLIPLRRQLRENYWLDPDRLNVIYRYRVEEYGEEALNQFNIYSDSIPFYRLAKWLPEAGGYMAGNLGPSQMDVRFFTLGNLMSIVSALATERQSHKILNLIELRWTDLVGQMPMKLCYPALEDAEWRIVTGADPKNRPWSYHNGGSWPVLLWMLTAAAKKMNRGELAHHAIAVAERRLVEDQFPEYYDGPDGRLIGKEARRYQTWTIAGYLLAKELLAHPEHLQLISFDWEPK; this is encoded by the coding sequence TTGAGCATCGAAGCACAAGCCTGGGAATTGTTAGAAAAATCAATTTTGACCTATCAAGGTCGAGAAATTGGCACGATCGCCGCAAAAGATCCAGAGGTCGTAGCCTTGAACTACGACCAATGTTTTGTTCGGGATTTCATCTCATCCGCGCTCTTGTTCTTGATGCGAGGCAGAACTGAAATCGTCCGCTACTTTCTCGAAGAAACCCTCAAACTCCAGCCCAAAACCACACAGTTCGATTCCTCAAAGCCCAGTCGGGGATTGATGCCTGCTAGTTTCAAAATCATTGCCTACGAAGGCGGTGAATACCTCAAAGCAGACTTTGGAGATCATGCGATCGGCAGAGTTGCCCCAGCCGATTCTGGACTCTGGTGGATTATCTTGCTGAGAGCTTATACGATCTCGACTCAAGACTTCAGCTTGGCACATCAACCCGACTTTCAAGAAGGCATTCGCTTCATCCTCGAACTGTGCCTCGTGACTCGCTTCGATATGTACCCGATGGTACTGGTTCCCGATGGTGCAAGCATGATCGATCGCCGCATGGGCATGTATGGTCATCCACTCGATATTCAGTCGTTGTTCTATGGAGCCTTGCGAGCGAGCCTAGAACTGCTCGTCGAGAACGATGACAATCAAAAAATGATTCAAGGGATTCACAGCCGCCTCATCCCCCTCAGACGGCAACTGAGAGAGAATTATTGGCTCGATCCAGACCGCTTGAACGTGATTTACCGCTATCGAGTCGAAGAATACGGCGAAGAGGCTCTGAATCAGTTCAATATCTACTCAGATTCAATTCCGTTCTATCGATTGGCAAAATGGCTCCCCGAAGCTGGTGGATACATGGCAGGCAACTTAGGACCGTCTCAGATGGATGTTCGCTTCTTCACTCTGGGGAACTTAATGTCGATCGTGTCTGCGCTTGCCACAGAACGCCAATCCCACAAGATTCTCAACCTGATCGAACTACGCTGGACGGACTTAGTCGGACAGATGCCCATGAAGCTCTGCTACCCTGCTCTCGAAGATGCTGAATGGCGAATTGTCACGGGAGCCGATCCGAAAAATCGCCCTTGGTCGTACCACAATGGCGGAAGCTGGCCCGTTCTACTTTGGATGCTGACTGCCGCTGCGAAAAAGATGAACCGTGGAGAACTTGCCCACCATGCGATCGCAGTTGCCGAACGTCGTCTGGTTGAAGACCAATTTCCGGAATACTACGATGGGCCAGATGGGCGATTGATTGGCAAAGAAGCGCGGCGATATCAAACTTGGACGATCGCAGGTTATCTACTCGCCAAAGAACTACTCGCGCATCCTGAACACCTACAGTTGATCAGCTTTGATTGGGAACCCAAATAA
- a CDS encoding type II toxin-antitoxin system HicB family antitoxin: MCDSISIYLDDEGGYVAEILEFRGCLAQGETLIETLEELQIVANLWIETAEKHGRKLPDADLAIAKVKLLSQ; the protein is encoded by the coding sequence ATGTGTGATTCGATCTCAATTTACCTTGATGATGAAGGCGGTTATGTTGCTGAGATTCTAGAATTTAGAGGTTGCCTGGCTCAGGGAGAGACTCTAATCGAAACACTGGAAGAACTTCAAATCGTGGCTAATCTCTGGATTGAAACTGCAGAAAAACACGGACGAAAACTTCCCGATGCTGACCTCGCGATCGCGAAAGTGAAGCTGCTGAGCCAGTAA
- a CDS encoding type II toxin-antitoxin system HicB family antitoxin, translated as MLNKLIHGDTYRDALNNGIEALESLVAAYQATGELLPEPNTVCVVA; from the coding sequence ATGCTGAATAAGCTTATACATGGCGATACCTATCGAGATGCTCTAAACAATGGCATCGAAGCACTAGAATCTCTGGTTGCTGCTTATCAGGCGACTGGAGAACTTCTGCCTGAACCGAATACAGTTTGTGTTGTCGCTTGA
- a CDS encoding thiol-disulfide oxidoreductase DCC family protein yields MSNSVSNSSQSTWQIKLLYDSECPLCMREVNFLRKRDGDRGLVEFVDIADENYSSEANGGIDYETAMGRIHAILPDGTAIKNVEVFRRVYEVLGMGWVYAITRIPVFGWIADQLYAIWADWRLKLTGRADLAAIVAERQKRLDCSVSGRCRIEEN; encoded by the coding sequence ATGTCGAATTCAGTCAGCAACTCCTCACAATCAACTTGGCAAATCAAGCTACTCTACGACAGTGAATGTCCGCTATGTATGCGAGAAGTGAATTTCTTGAGAAAGCGAGATGGCGATCGTGGCTTAGTCGAATTTGTAGATATTGCCGATGAGAACTATTCGTCTGAAGCCAATGGTGGCATTGACTACGAAACGGCAATGGGTCGAATTCATGCCATCTTGCCAGATGGAACTGCTATCAAGAATGTTGAAGTCTTTCGCCGAGTGTATGAAGTGTTAGGCATGGGATGGGTTTATGCGATTACGCGCATTCCAGTGTTCGGATGGATTGCAGATCAACTTTACGCGATTTGGGCAGATTGGCGATTGAAGCTGACGGGTAGAGCGGATTTAGCAGCGATCGTCGCCGAACGGCAAAAGCGTTTGGATTGCTCGGTTTCAGGGCGCTGCCGAATTGAAGAGAATTAG
- a CDS encoding DMT family transporter, whose protein sequence is MTQARFPKLAILALLAIAILWGYNWTQMKIAVQYSSPFTFAALRTLCGGLALFGGMVILRQPFQIKELSLTFWLGVFQTAGVYGLASWALVSGGAGKTSVLVYTMPFWTVLLAGYFLGERVNRTQWIAIAIAFSGLLIILDPFQMQGSVFSGILAVLAGLSWAAGSIVAKKINAKAQVNLLALTAWQTLFGALPLIAIALLLPQQPIQWTPAFIGALLYNILPGTAIPMVLWLYVLTQLSAGMSGLGMLLTPVLGVLFAALQLGEQPQLTEWIGMSCVLGGLVLISLSNRK, encoded by the coding sequence ATGACTCAAGCTCGATTTCCGAAGCTGGCAATTTTGGCACTCCTCGCGATCGCAATTCTCTGGGGCTATAACTGGACGCAGATGAAGATTGCGGTTCAATATTCGTCGCCTTTCACTTTCGCAGCATTACGAACTCTCTGCGGTGGGCTGGCATTGTTTGGCGGCATGGTGATCCTACGTCAGCCTTTTCAGATCAAAGAACTCTCATTGACGTTCTGGTTGGGCGTATTTCAAACGGCTGGAGTGTATGGATTGGCATCTTGGGCATTGGTGAGCGGCGGAGCCGGAAAGACCTCAGTTCTGGTCTATACCATGCCATTTTGGACAGTCTTGCTGGCTGGATATTTTCTAGGAGAGCGGGTGAACCGAACACAATGGATCGCGATCGCCATTGCTTTCTCAGGATTGTTGATCATTCTTGACCCATTTCAGATGCAAGGCTCAGTGTTCAGTGGCATTTTAGCTGTGTTGGCAGGGTTGAGTTGGGCAGCTGGCTCGATTGTTGCGAAAAAAATTAATGCTAAAGCGCAGGTCAACTTGTTAGCGTTGACCGCTTGGCAGACCTTGTTTGGGGCTTTGCCATTGATCGCGATCGCGCTCTTGCTTCCACAACAACCGATTCAATGGACACCTGCTTTTATCGGTGCATTGTTGTATAACATTCTGCCCGGTACAGCCATTCCGATGGTGTTGTGGCTGTATGTCTTGACCCAGTTATCAGCAGGAATGTCAGGCTTAGGCATGTTGTTAACCCCTGTTCTGGGTGTGTTGTTTGCAGCCTTGCAGCTTGGAGAACAGCCCCAATTGACGGAATGGATTGGCATGAGCTGTGTGTTAGGGGGATTAGTTTTGATTTCGCTCAGCAATCGTAAATAG
- a CDS encoding type 2 periplasmic-binding domain-containing protein, with translation MKESDLDALLDTAFQQCESLGHPLSEEQKWILRTTLKQATRINPLDQLTPQQRQAFLQFAQENAEWKTVILNDWLESRDSGTVQFIRDEYGIEWLNSITADDLAAYRDSEAVLKIGDRIEVSSALWEWVQENDNEWVSCTVIGLNESDNAQETSCVVRFDNGQEFEIQGLYDWNRSNWR, from the coding sequence ATGAAGGAATCTGACCTGGATGCTCTACTCGATACAGCCTTCCAGCAATGTGAGTCGCTGGGACATCCTTTAAGTGAGGAGCAAAAATGGATACTCCGCACTACCTTAAAGCAAGCCACGCGCATCAATCCGCTCGACCAATTAACCCCGCAACAGCGGCAAGCTTTCCTACAATTCGCCCAAGAGAATGCGGAGTGGAAAACAGTCATTTTGAATGATTGGCTCGAAAGTCGAGATTCAGGCACCGTTCAATTCATTCGAGATGAGTACGGGATTGAATGGTTAAACTCAATTACCGCCGATGATCTGGCTGCTTATCGAGATTCAGAAGCAGTGTTGAAAATCGGCGATCGCATTGAAGTTTCGAGTGCCCTCTGGGAATGGGTACAAGAGAATGACAATGAATGGGTCTCGTGTACTGTAATCGGATTGAATGAGTCAGACAATGCTCAAGAGACAAGCTGTGTGGTTCGATTTGACAATGGGCAAGAATTTGAAATTCAAGGTCTGTATGACTGGAATCGATCGAACTGGCGCTAA
- the rsmI gene encoding 16S rRNA (cytidine(1402)-2'-O)-methyltransferase, whose product MTATLYIVGTPLGNLEDMTFRAIKTLQSVDLIAAEDTRHTGKLLQHFQVKTPKISYHDHNRHSRTAELVDRLQQGTSIALVTDAGMPGISDPGYELVKACAESGIPIVPIPGATAAMTALSASGLKSDRFAFEGFLPTKEQERRTHLETLITDERSLIFYEAPHRIQKTLQDIATVLGEDRQIVLARELTKLHEEFWRGTVKAAIAHYTTTEPKGEFTLIVSGAEPNNVPLTEDVLKAELLALMQQGISRSQASRQLAQQTDLPRRHLYQLALQIELT is encoded by the coding sequence ATGACTGCAACTCTATATATTGTGGGCACACCACTGGGCAACTTAGAAGACATGACCTTCCGAGCGATTAAAACGCTGCAATCAGTCGATTTGATCGCCGCAGAAGACACGCGCCACACTGGAAAACTCTTGCAACATTTCCAAGTCAAAACGCCAAAAATTAGCTATCACGATCACAATCGCCATTCTCGAACCGCAGAACTCGTCGATCGACTCCAGCAAGGAACCTCGATCGCGCTCGTCACCGATGCTGGAATGCCTGGAATTTCTGATCCAGGTTACGAACTAGTCAAGGCCTGTGCCGAATCCGGCATTCCTATTGTTCCAATTCCGGGCGCAACGGCTGCGATGACGGCTTTGAGTGCATCGGGTCTCAAGAGCGATCGATTTGCGTTTGAGGGCTTTTTACCCACGAAAGAACAAGAGCGCAGAACTCATCTTGAAACCTTAATCACCGATGAGCGATCGCTGATTTTTTACGAAGCTCCTCACCGCATTCAGAAAACCCTGCAAGACATTGCCACTGTTTTAGGCGAGGATCGACAGATTGTTCTCGCGCGCGAACTGACAAAACTGCATGAAGAATTTTGGCGAGGAACCGTCAAAGCTGCGATCGCACATTACACCACGACTGAACCCAAGGGAGAATTTACACTGATTGTTTCTGGTGCAGAACCGAACAATGTGCCCCTGACGGAGGATGTTCTAAAAGCTGAATTACTTGCACTCATGCAGCAGGGAATTTCCCGCTCCCAAGCGAGCCGACAGTTAGCCCAACAAACAGACCTCCCCCGGCGACACCTCTATCAACTTGCTTTGCAGATTGAACTGACATGA
- a CDS encoding sugar kinase has protein sequence MANRGLFVGLVTLDIIYLADAPPQPNQKIVAQETTIAAGGPATNAAIAFQHLGNSSTLFSAIGCHPICHLIEADLKSINVMDLDPDRQEPPPISSIVVSQSTGDRAVISLNAVRTQISPDCIPSNLLDEVDIILIDGHQMAVGAEIAKMAGTIPVVIDAGSWKPGFEQIFPYVDYAICSANFQPPTEQSVFDYLYSYGIENIAITQGEHAIEVFNHSQITVPQVNVKDTLGAGDIFHGAFCHFILQHDFVTALAEAAKVASYSCEFFGTRQWMRSAHSYNIEAR, from the coding sequence ATGGCAAATCGTGGGTTGTTTGTGGGTTTGGTGACGCTAGATATAATTTATCTTGCAGATGCGCCACCTCAACCAAATCAGAAAATTGTGGCACAAGAGACGACGATTGCAGCCGGAGGTCCAGCGACAAATGCAGCGATCGCGTTTCAGCATCTTGGCAATTCTTCTACATTATTCAGTGCGATCGGGTGTCATCCAATTTGTCATTTGATTGAAGCAGACTTGAAATCGATCAATGTGATGGATTTAGATCCTGATCGACAAGAGCCGCCACCCATTTCTTCGATCGTGGTCAGTCAATCGACAGGCGATCGAGCGGTGATTTCTTTGAATGCAGTTCGCACTCAGATTTCTCCAGATTGCATTCCGTCCAACCTTTTAGATGAAGTAGACATTATATTAATTGACGGTCATCAGATGGCAGTTGGAGCAGAGATTGCAAAAATGGCTGGAACTATTCCGGTGGTGATCGATGCCGGAAGTTGGAAGCCTGGATTTGAGCAAATTTTCCCGTACGTGGACTATGCGATCTGTTCTGCCAACTTTCAGCCTCCGACTGAACAATCTGTTTTTGACTATTTATATAGTTATGGAATTGAGAACATTGCGATCACTCAGGGTGAACATGCGATCGAGGTGTTCAATCATTCACAAATCACAGTACCTCAAGTGAATGTGAAGGATACATTAGGAGCCGGAGACATTTTTCACGGAGCATTTTGCCATTTCATTTTGCAGCATGACTTTGTCACAGCTTTAGCGGAAGCTGCGAAGGTTGCATCTTATTCGTGTGAATTCTTTGGCACAAGACAATGGATGCGATCAGCGCACTCTTATAATATTGAGGCTCGTTGA